In Deltaproteobacteria bacterium, a genomic segment contains:
- the pal gene encoding peptidoglycan-associated lipoprotein Pal, translated as MKRFLLFMTIAILFTVWGCSKKVVTSETAVGQIPKKEAAQTEAVKEKETAAVTAPVEAPSITPEAVKQEEAVTEEKEAAAVAAPVEVPSIIPETVKSKEAAIEEKETAAVTAPVEAPSIIPEAVKSKEAAIEEKETAAVTAPVEVLKLQDIFFDFDRFLIREEARPVLETNADYLKANKDSKILIEGHCDERGTSEYNMALGERRAQSAKKYLIDLGIDPSRISTISYGKEKPFCTDHNEGCWQENRRAHFTIK; from the coding sequence ATGAAGAGATTTTTACTTTTTATGACAATCGCTATCCTGTTTACTGTTTGGGGATGCAGTAAAAAAGTCGTGACATCAGAGACAGCCGTTGGACAGATACCAAAGAAAGAGGCAGCCCAGACAGAGGCGGTCAAGGAGAAAGAAACCGCCGCAGTTACCGCGCCTGTTGAGGCTCCATCCATAACACCAGAAGCCGTGAAACAAGAGGAAGCTGTTACAGAGGAGAAAGAAGCCGCCGCAGTTGCCGCGCCTGTTGAAGTTCCATCCATAATACCAGAAACCGTGAAATCAAAGGAAGCTGCTATAGAGGAGAAAGAAACTGCCGCAGTTACTGCGCCTGTTGAGGCTCCATCCATAATACCAGAAGCCGTGAAATCAAAGGAAGCTGCTATAGAGGAGAAAGAAACTGCCGCAGTTACTGCGCCTGTTGAGGTATTAAAGCTGCAGGACATATTCTTTGATTTCGACAGGTTCCTTATCAGGGAAGAGGCCAGGCCGGTTCTTGAGACAAATGCGGATTACTTGAAAGCCAATAAGGATTCTAAAATTCTTATTGAAGGCCACTGTGATGAAAGGGGAACCTCGGAATACAATATGGCCCTTGGCGAGAGAAGGGCGCAGTCTGCAAAAAAATACCTTATTGATCTGGGTATAGACCCATCGAGGATATCCACTATAAGTTACGGTAAAGAAAAGCCATTCTGCACAGACCACAACGAGGGATGCTGGCAAGAAAACAGAAGGGCGCATTTTACCATAAAGTAA
- a CDS encoding type III pantothenate kinase gives MLLVIDIGNTNIVIGIYDRNRLAHHWRLGTKKARTADEYGIMMMGFFNFGGIQIDSIDGAILSCVVPPLTDTFLEMSEVYFKIKPIVVGPGIKTGVPIMTDNPKEVGADRIVNAVAAYEIYKSAVIVVDFGTAATFDYVSQKGEYLGGAIAPGIGISMDALFQRAAKLPRVEISKPKNIVGKNTVDSIQSGIFYGYIGLVDGIVERMKKEVGAKTRVVATGGFAGLIAPESRTIEDVNEFLTLDGLKIIYERNV, from the coding sequence ATGCTGCTCGTTATTGACATAGGCAATACAAATATCGTCATTGGCATTTATGACAGGAACAGGCTTGCCCATCATTGGCGTCTTGGCACAAAAAAGGCGCGGACTGCTGATGAGTACGGGATTATGATGATGGGCTTTTTTAATTTCGGCGGGATACAAATAGACAGTATTGACGGCGCCATACTATCCTGTGTTGTCCCTCCGCTTACAGATACATTTCTTGAAATGTCGGAAGTATATTTTAAAATCAAACCAATCGTTGTCGGCCCCGGCATAAAGACAGGCGTGCCGATTATGACAGACAACCCAAAAGAGGTTGGCGCTGACAGGATTGTGAATGCGGTTGCCGCGTATGAAATTTATAAAAGCGCTGTTATCGTTGTTGATTTCGGCACAGCCGCAACATTTGACTATGTGTCTCAAAAAGGGGAATATCTGGGCGGCGCTATTGCCCCCGGTATAGGCATATCAATGGATGCGCTTTTTCAAAGGGCTGCAAAACTTCCGAGGGTTGAAATATCCAAACCAAAAAATATTGTCGGCAAGAATACAGTTGACAGCATTCAGTCAGGCATATTTTATGGATATATAGGGCTCGTGGATGGCATTGTTGAAAGGATGAAGAAAGAGGTTGGGGCAAAAACCAGGGTTGTGGCTACAGGCGGCTTTGCCGGACTTATTGCGCCGGAGAGCAGGACAATTGAAGATGTTAATGAGTTCCTGACCCTTGATGGCCTGAAGATTATTTATGAAAGGAATGTGTAA
- a CDS encoding trehalose-6-phosphate synthase: protein MKITIRLIISLLFAVALVAAVFSYYQVSAEKDRLTGELERRTIILAEGMHESIIPLITSNSLSKLNRLVTRFGNRGRLKGVAVYDRQGNIMAITPDLALKIEKPLPEVVSAIEEKSPAGMFVRIDDNNMYLYVLPVQQDDEVIGAITLFHEASYIDVRIREIWRHNLIRLLILSFMIVIITLIIVRWSITGPIARIAEWMSELRKGKINRPMNFIKGDILAPLISEVTHLGRSLAMARARADEEAKLRFHAESLWTAHRLKEHMRVELGGKKLFMVSNREPYMHTKEGRMVKCIVPAGGVVTALDPVMRICDGIWIAHGSGDADRERVDGNDKLRVPPEEPAYTLKRIWLTKEEEDGYYYGFANEGIWPLCHITHTRPVFRLEDWGYYQRVNEKFAEVLLEEISGEESPLVLIQDYHFALLPLLVKEKRPDAKVSLFWHIPWPNPEAYGICPWLREILIGMLGADIIGFHTQFHCNNFLDTVDRFLESKLDWEQFSVERGGSTTIVKPFPISVDFDGLTLNTPAAHDKESLKENLLKEIGAQGKIIGIGVDRVDYTKGIPERFRAIERFLEKYPDFIGRFTFVELGAPSRLHVKRYRDLMTEVEETVEKINWRFQTKGWKPIVFLKAHHSHDEINQFYKIADLCMVTSLHDGMNLVAKEFVASRSDEDGALILSQFTGASRELKDAVIVNPYDIEMMADAIYISLNMDSSEKSERMRRMRAAVREQNIYRWAGNLITSLARLRLPDTSNEKAG, encoded by the coding sequence ATGAAGATTACAATCCGACTTATTATTTCTCTCCTTTTTGCGGTGGCGCTCGTGGCTGCTGTCTTCTCATATTATCAGGTCAGCGCCGAAAAGGACCGTCTTACAGGCGAGCTGGAGCGGAGGACCATTATTCTGGCCGAGGGCATGCATGAATCCATAATCCCACTTATAACATCCAATTCCCTTTCTAAACTAAACCGTCTCGTGACGCGGTTCGGAAACCGCGGACGGCTCAAAGGGGTAGCTGTATACGACAGGCAGGGCAATATCATGGCAATAACACCTGATCTGGCGCTGAAGATTGAGAAGCCCCTTCCAGAGGTAGTAAGCGCCATCGAAGAAAAAAGTCCTGCGGGGATGTTTGTCCGTATTGATGACAATAATATGTATCTTTATGTCCTTCCTGTTCAGCAGGATGACGAGGTTATAGGCGCCATAACACTATTTCACGAGGCCTCCTATATAGATGTGAGGATCAGGGAGATATGGAGACACAATCTTATCAGGCTTCTGATCCTCTCGTTTATGATCGTTATAATTACCCTTATAATCGTGCGCTGGAGTATCACAGGCCCAATAGCCCGGATTGCGGAATGGATGAGTGAGTTAAGGAAAGGAAAGATAAACAGACCTATGAATTTTATAAAGGGAGACATACTGGCTCCCCTGATTTCTGAGGTTACGCATCTGGGCAGAAGCCTTGCCATGGCGCGCGCGAGGGCAGATGAGGAGGCAAAACTGCGTTTCCATGCCGAGTCACTCTGGACAGCGCACAGGCTAAAGGAGCATATGCGTGTTGAACTCGGCGGCAAAAAATTGTTCATGGTCTCAAACAGGGAGCCTTACATGCACACCAAAGAGGGACGCATGGTCAAATGCATCGTACCGGCAGGCGGGGTGGTTACTGCGCTGGACCCTGTAATGAGGATATGCGACGGTATCTGGATCGCCCACGGCAGCGGAGATGCGGACAGGGAAAGAGTGGATGGCAATGACAAATTGCGTGTGCCGCCGGAAGAGCCCGCGTATACGCTCAAGAGGATATGGCTCACAAAAGAGGAGGAAGACGGCTATTATTACGGGTTTGCAAATGAGGGCATCTGGCCGCTTTGCCACATTACCCATACCCGCCCTGTCTTCCGTCTGGAGGACTGGGGGTATTATCAAAGGGTAAACGAAAAGTTTGCCGAGGTGCTGCTGGAAGAGATCTCCGGAGAAGAGTCGCCGCTGGTTTTAATCCAGGACTACCATTTTGCCCTCCTTCCGCTTCTGGTCAAGGAAAAGCGGCCTGATGCGAAGGTATCCCTTTTCTGGCACATACCCTGGCCAAATCCTGAGGCCTATGGGATATGTCCATGGCTGCGGGAGATACTGATAGGCATGCTCGGGGCTGATATTATCGGTTTCCACACACAATTCCACTGTAATAATTTTTTGGATACCGTTGATCGTTTTCTCGAATCAAAGCTCGACTGGGAACAATTCTCGGTAGAGCGGGGCGGCAGCACGACTATCGTCAAGCCATTTCCCATAAGCGTCGATTTTGATGGTTTAACACTGAATACCCCGGCTGCCCATGATAAAGAATCGCTAAAGGAAAATCTGCTCAAAGAGATTGGGGCGCAGGGCAAGATTATCGGCATAGGGGTCGATCGTGTTGATTATACAAAGGGTATCCCTGAACGGTTCAGGGCAATTGAGAGATTTCTGGAGAAATACCCTGATTTTATAGGCAGGTTTACCTTTGTAGAATTAGGGGCCCCGAGCCGGCTTCATGTAAAACGATACAGAGACCTGATGACTGAGGTGGAAGAGACTGTGGAGAAGATCAACTGGCGTTTTCAGACCAAAGGGTGGAAACCTATTGTCTTCCTTAAGGCACACCACAGCCATGATGAGATTAACCAATTTTATAAGATTGCTGACCTCTGTATGGTTACTTCCCTCCATGACGGAATGAATCTGGTTGCGAAAGAGTTTGTCGCCTCCCGAAGCGATGAAGACGGTGCGTTAATCCTCAGCCAGTTTACCGGCGCTTCCCGCGAGCTAAAGGATGCGGTTATCGTAAACCCTTATGATATAGAAATGATGGCAGATGCCATATATATATCGCTCAACATGGATTCCTCTGAAAAGTCTGAGCGAATGAGACGGATGCGCGCTGCGGTAAGGGAACAAAATATTTACCGCTGGGCAGGGAATTTAATTACAAGCCTGGCGCGTCTAAGGCTGCCTGACACTTCAAATGAAAAGGCCGGATAA
- the purQ gene encoding phosphoribosylformylglycinamidine synthase subunit PurQ, with protein sequence MRFGIIVFPGSNCDHDCYHAAKHVMGQEAEYIWHKDTSLKGFDCIILPGGFSYGDYLRTGAIARFSPVMNEVIRFANKGGRVIGICNGFQILTEAGLLPGVLMRNRSLKFICQNVYVKVENNQTMFTNTYQKNQILNIPIAHADGNYFADKDAIKRLEDNNQIIFRYSTQDGRITENINPNGSVNNIAAIINEKGNVFGAMPHPERVCESILGGEDGRGIFEGIIKRQ encoded by the coding sequence ATGAGATTTGGCATAATCGTATTCCCAGGCTCAAACTGCGACCACGACTGCTATCATGCGGCCAAGCATGTTATGGGCCAGGAGGCTGAATATATCTGGCATAAGGATACAAGCCTCAAAGGGTTTGACTGTATTATCCTGCCAGGCGGATTTTCATATGGAGACTATTTACGGACCGGAGCTATTGCCAGATTTTCACCGGTAATGAATGAGGTGATTCGTTTTGCAAATAAAGGCGGTCGTGTTATAGGCATATGTAATGGTTTTCAGATATTAACAGAGGCAGGGCTTTTGCCGGGGGTCTTGATGAGAAACAGGAGCCTTAAGTTCATCTGCCAGAATGTTTATGTAAAGGTAGAGAATAACCAGACCATGTTTACAAATACATATCAGAAAAACCAGATATTAAACATCCCTATTGCCCATGCTGACGGAAATTATTTTGCGGATAAAGACGCTATCAAAAGGCTGGAGGATAATAACCAGATAATTTTCAGATATTCTACTCAGGACGGCCGAATTACAGAGAATATCAACCCAAACGGCTCAGTCAATAATATTGCAGCCATAATCAACGAAAAAGGAAATGTCTTCGGAGCTATGCCTCACCCTGAAAGGGTTTGTGAATCAATCCTTGGGGGAGAGGATGGGAGAGGGATTTTTGAGGGAATTATTAAAAGACAGTAA
- the purS gene encoding phosphoribosylformylglycinamidine synthase subunit PurS: MKAKVFVTLKKGVLDPQGKAVGDALASMGYSEVKGLRIGKFIEVELDTSSKQDAEKSLKEMCEKLLANTVVEDYRVEIE, from the coding sequence ATGAAGGCAAAGGTTTTTGTGACATTAAAAAAAGGCGTGCTTGACCCGCAGGGAAAGGCTGTGGGCGATGCCCTTGCATCTATGGGATACAGTGAGGTCAAGGGTTTAAGAATAGGCAAGTTTATTGAAGTTGAGCTTGACACCTCATCTAAACAAGATGCGGAAAAAAGCCTTAAGGAAATGTGCGAAAAACTTCTGGCAAATACTGTTGTTGAAGACTACAGGGTAGAGATAGAATGA
- a CDS encoding aspartate carbamoyltransferase catalytic subunit, whose amino-acid sequence MRLKRKDILTIEDLARDEIELILSTAQSFKEVSEREIKKVPTLRGRTIINLFYEASTRTRTSFEIAAKRMSADAINISVSTSSVVKGETLKDTAKNLEAMHPDCIVLRHPSSGASEILARLVKCSVINAGDGSHEHPSQALLDLLTVRERFEKIEGLKIAIIGDISHSRVARSNIYGFIKLGAEVMVAGPPTMMPSGIEKTGCRVFYKIEDAIKDADVIMILRIQLERQKAGLFPTVREYSRLFGLDSVKLANAKKDVVILHPGPINRGVEISSDVADGPYSLILGQVKNGVAVRMALFYLLLGGSRE is encoded by the coding sequence ATGAGGCTTAAGAGAAAAGATATATTAACTATTGAAGATCTTGCAAGAGACGAGATAGAACTTATCTTATCAACTGCGCAGTCCTTTAAAGAGGTCTCTGAAAGGGAGATAAAAAAGGTTCCGACGCTTCGCGGCAGAACCATCATAAATCTTTTTTATGAGGCATCTACAAGGACAAGGACATCCTTTGAGATTGCCGCAAAGAGGATGAGCGCTGACGCGATAAATATCTCTGTGTCAACAAGCAGTGTTGTAAAGGGCGAGACATTAAAAGACACTGCAAAAAATCTTGAGGCAATGCACCCGGACTGCATAGTCTTGAGACACCCTTCAAGCGGCGCGTCTGAAATACTTGCAAGGCTTGTAAAGTGCTCTGTGATAAATGCAGGGGACGGCAGCCATGAACACCCAAGCCAGGCGCTCCTTGATTTATTGACTGTCAGGGAAAGATTTGAAAAGATAGAGGGCTTAAAGATTGCAATAATAGGCGATATTTCTCATTCAAGGGTTGCGAGAAGCAATATATACGGCTTCATAAAACTTGGTGCAGAGGTCATGGTTGCAGGGCCTCCTACAATGATGCCTTCCGGCATTGAAAAAACCGGGTGCAGGGTATTTTACAAAATAGAAGATGCTATAAAAGATGCGGATGTTATAATGATATTAAGGATTCAACTGGAAAGGCAGAAGGCAGGACTGTTCCCGACAGTGAGGGAGTATTCAAGGTTGTTTGGCCTTGATTCTGTAAAACTTGCAAATGCAAAAAAGGATGTTGTCATACTTCACCCGGGGCCAATAAACAGGGGTGTTGAGATTTCATCTGATGTTGCTGACGGGCCGTATTCACTGATATTAGGTCAGGTCAAAAACGGCGTTGCTGTGAGAATGGCGCTGTTTTATCTGTTGCTTGGAGGCAGCCGTGAATAA
- a CDS encoding dihydroorotase — protein MNKFLIKGGRVIDPANGVDGIGDVLIEGEKIKEIRIEGQRVKVSKGQRVKDSDTGLRTIDASGLLVCPGFIDMHTHLREPGYEYKETIRTGTMAAAAGGFTSIACMANTNPVNDNTSVTRYILKKAMEEGVINVLPIGAISKGLKGETLAEIGELKDSGCVAISDDGRPVANSGLMRLAMEYAKQFNLLVISHCEDTGLAGDGVMNEGFVSTKLGLKGIPDAAEDIMAARDIALAELTEGRLHIAHISTKGSVALVRNAKQRGLNITAEVTPHHFTLTDEAVIGYNTNTKMNPPLRTMQDIDAIKRGLEDGTIDAIATDHAPQTLDEKDVEFDKAANGIIGLETALPLCLRLVSDNVLTLSELIAKLSANPAKLFGLDSKGQLKVGADADIAIVDLNKEWIVDAKELKSKSRNTPFDGWKMKGKAVKTIVAGRVVYER, from the coding sequence GTGAATAAGTTCTTAATCAAAGGCGGAAGGGTGATAGACCCTGCAAATGGGGTTGATGGGATAGGGGATGTATTGATTGAGGGGGAAAAGATAAAAGAAATCAGAATAGAAGGTCAAAGAGTCAAAGTGTCAAAGGGGCAAAGGGTTAAAGACTCTGACACTGGACTCCGAACCATTGATGCCTCTGGACTACTTGTCTGCCCGGGTTTTATTGATATGCATACGCATCTGCGGGAACCTGGTTATGAATATAAGGAGACCATCAGGACAGGCACAATGGCGGCAGCAGCAGGCGGATTTACCTCAATTGCGTGCATGGCAAATACAAACCCGGTAAATGATAATACATCGGTTACACGGTATATACTTAAAAAGGCAATGGAAGAAGGTGTTATAAATGTTCTTCCCATTGGCGCAATAAGCAAAGGACTGAAAGGTGAAACCCTTGCAGAGATAGGAGAATTAAAAGATTCAGGATGCGTTGCAATATCTGATGACGGAAGGCCTGTTGCAAACAGCGGGCTTATGAGACTGGCAATGGAATATGCAAAGCAGTTTAACTTATTGGTAATAAGCCACTGCGAAGACACAGGTCTTGCAGGGGATGGCGTTATGAATGAAGGTTTTGTGTCAACAAAACTCGGACTTAAAGGCATTCCCGATGCAGCAGAGGATATTATGGCGGCAAGAGACATTGCACTGGCGGAGCTTACAGAAGGAAGATTGCATATTGCCCATATAAGCACAAAAGGATCTGTTGCGCTTGTAAGAAATGCAAAACAAAGAGGATTAAATATTACGGCAGAGGTTACGCCGCATCATTTTACCCTGACGGATGAGGCTGTTATAGGCTATAATACAAATACAAAGATGAACCCACCGCTTAGAACCATGCAAGATATTGATGCAATAAAAAGAGGGCTTGAGGATGGAACAATAGATGCGATTGCAACCGACCATGCACCGCAAACGCTTGATGAAAAGGATGTTGAGTTTGATAAGGCGGCAAACGGGATTATCGGTCTGGAAACAGCCCTGCCTCTGTGTTTAAGGCTTGTTTCCGATAATGTTTTAACATTGTCGGAATTGATTGCAAAATTATCCGCAAATCCGGCAAAACTGTTTGGGCTTGACAGCAAGGGGCAATTAAAAGTCGGGGCCGATGCTGATATAGCAATTGTTGACTTGAACAAGGAGTGGATTGTGGATGCCAAAGAATTAAAATCAAAGAGCAGGAATACGCCGTTTGACGGGTGGAAAATGAAAGGGAAGGCTGTAAAGACAATAGTTGCAGGAAGGGTAGTCTATGAAAGATAG
- the otsB gene encoding trehalose-phosphatase yields MALFLDYDGTLAPIQKNPAECILPDGLRRQLSALADTDCCTVSILSGRRLHDIKKRIGIRKIYYGGNHGIDICGPGLRYTHPEAMRIKPLIDDVKKRLEKEIRGIAGAWLEGKLFTLSLHFRAVRQDNIRHVKKIFYRVIERFPEKGRLSVIRGKKVLELVPNISWGKGEASLWLLKQWGGRYLPVYVGDDKTDETAFKALSKTGITIRIGKSRNTSARFYLKGYREVPRLLEQLRDIIKKPALYSEFEGEAKYSCANPLH; encoded by the coding sequence ATGGCATTGTTTTTGGATTATGATGGCACATTGGCGCCTATTCAGAAAAACCCTGCCGAATGCATCCTGCCGGATGGACTGAGGAGACAATTGAGCGCGCTGGCAGACACAGATTGCTGCACTGTTTCCATCCTGAGCGGAAGAAGGCTTCATGACATCAAAAAAAGGATCGGTATCCGTAAGATTTACTATGGAGGAAATCACGGGATAGATATCTGCGGTCCCGGTCTGAGATACACACATCCTGAGGCCATGCGAATAAAACCGCTTATTGACGATGTAAAAAAGAGGCTTGAAAAAGAAATCAGGGGGATTGCAGGCGCATGGCTTGAGGGAAAACTGTTTACATTGAGCCTGCATTTCCGTGCCGTAAGACAGGATAATATCCGGCATGTCAAAAAAATCTTTTATAGGGTAATTGAGCGTTTTCCGGAAAAAGGACGTTTATCCGTAATCAGGGGGAAGAAGGTTCTGGAACTCGTTCCCAATATATCGTGGGGGAAAGGGGAGGCCAGCCTGTGGTTGCTGAAGCAATGGGGAGGCAGATACCTGCCTGTATATGTGGGAGATGACAAAACGGATGAGACCGCCTTTAAAGCACTTAGTAAAACAGGCATAACCATCCGCATCGGGAAATCCAGGAATACATCAGCCCGCTTCTATCTTAAGGGATACCGGGAGGTTCCACGATTATTAGAGCAACTCAGGGATATAATAAAAAAACCTGCCCTTTATTCGGAGTTTGAAGGTGAGGCAAAATACTCATGCGCCAACCCACTGCATTGA
- the pyrR gene encoding bifunctional pyr operon transcriptional regulator/uracil phosphoribosyltransferase PyrR produces MHRKHIMDEKDMERALTRIAHEIIEKNKGVENIVILGIPTRGVYIARRLREILNKTEDVNLPVGAVDATLYRDDIGMKHDQPVLKETDIPVPLDNKKVIIVDDVLFTGRTIRAAMNVIMDFGRPANIQFAVLIDRGHRELPIRPDYVGKNAPTSVQEKVKVRLKETDGEDDVTVEIE; encoded by the coding sequence ATGCATAGAAAACATATAATGGATGAAAAGGACATGGAAAGGGCGCTGACAAGGATAGCGCACGAGATTATTGAAAAGAATAAGGGTGTTGAAAATATCGTCATCCTTGGCATTCCGACCCGCGGCGTATATATTGCCAGAAGATTAAGGGAGATATTAAATAAAACAGAGGATGTTAACCTGCCGGTCGGCGCTGTTGACGCAACTCTTTACAGGGATGATATCGGGATGAAGCATGACCAGCCGGTATTAAAAGAAACAGATATACCCGTTCCCCTTGATAATAAAAAGGTTATTATTGTTGATGATGTGCTTTTTACAGGAAGGACAATCAGGGCTGCGATGAATGTGATAATGGACTTCGGAAGGCCTGCCAATATCCAGTTTGCCGTCCTGATAGACAGGGGGCACAGGGAACTTCCCATAAGACCGGATTATGTCGGCAAGAATGCGCCCACCTCAGTACAGGAAAAGGTAAAGGTGCGCTTGAAAGAGACAGATGGCGAGGATGATGTGACTGTGGAGATTGAATGA
- the trxB gene encoding thioredoxin-disulfide reductase, whose protein sequence is MYDVIIIGGGPAGLTAGIYAQRARLKTLLLEKEMVGGQIAVSDVIENYPGFPSISGADLMEKFEGHAKGLGLEIRMTDVIAVEDMGKEVIVKTSEGDLTARTVIVATGAKPRRLGISGEKEFTGKGVSYCATCDGPFFKGQRVLVIGGGDTAVKEAVYLSRIAGKVYIVHRRDQLRAEKIIQEKALSIPNIEMLWSHVLKEIKGEKGVEKVVLQNLKDNSLKEIDAEGVFIFTGINPTTDFVDVEKDKSGFIKTDQNMQTSVKGIFAAGDCRTTPLKQVSTAVGDGAIAAFMAEKYIEER, encoded by the coding sequence ATGTATGATGTAATCATTATAGGCGGAGGCCCTGCCGGCCTTACAGCAGGCATATATGCCCAGAGGGCAAGGCTTAAAACGCTCCTTCTGGAAAAGGAGATGGTAGGCGGCCAGATTGCCGTAAGCGATGTTATAGAGAACTATCCTGGTTTTCCGTCAATAAGCGGCGCAGACCTTATGGAGAAGTTTGAGGGGCATGCGAAGGGACTGGGGCTTGAAATTAGAATGACGGATGTTATAGCAGTTGAAGATATGGGCAAAGAAGTGATTGTAAAGACCTCTGAGGGAGATTTGACAGCAAGGACAGTGATTGTGGCCACAGGCGCAAAACCAAGAAGGCTCGGCATTTCCGGAGAAAAGGAATTTACAGGCAAGGGAGTTTCATACTGCGCAACGTGCGACGGCCCGTTTTTTAAAGGGCAGAGGGTTCTGGTTATCGGCGGCGGCGATACGGCTGTAAAAGAGGCTGTTTATCTATCAAGGATTGCTGGTAAGGTTTATATTGTCCATAGAAGAGACCAACTCAGGGCTGAAAAGATAATTCAAGAAAAAGCCCTTTCCATCCCGAATATAGAGATGCTGTGGAGCCATGTTTTGAAAGAGATAAAAGGGGAAAAAGGGGTTGAAAAGGTTGTCTTGCAGAACCTCAAGGATAACAGCTTAAAGGAGATTGACGCCGAGGGGGTGTTTATCTTTACTGGCATAAATCCAACAACTGATTTTGTTGATGTGGAAAAGGATAAAAGCGGTTTTATAAAGACCGACCAGAATATGCAGACATCTGTAAAAGGCATATTTGCGGCAGGGGACTGTAGGACAACACCGCTTAAACAGGTATCAACAGCAGTTGGAGATGGCGCAATAGCCGCATTCATGGCAGAAAAGTATATAGAAGAGAGATAG
- a CDS encoding thermonuclease family protein, translating into MVIPFLKNLFFIAFTIILLIVDNFIGECASQPKISNALKGTNVQRSMVVAVIDGDTIEIEGGQRVRYLGIDTPETGQPFYEEARNKNKDFVLGKNVRLEVCKSEPTDKYGRLLAYVYINQTMVNRELLISGYARILIIPPCGVEKADEFRQYQKGAMKKKVGLWGKRKPVIIKDFIPASDAARFIDERKAIYGKVMGVREGKNIIFIEIGNTSKIDLRVVIFQQDKKNFKDDRIDPLTHYQGKKVVVYGKIKMYKGNTEVIVGSPSQIEVW; encoded by the coding sequence ATGGTAATCCCTTTCCTTAAAAATCTTTTCTTTATTGCCTTCACTATAATCCTTTTAATAGTTGATAACTTCATTGGCGAATGCGCATCGCAGCCAAAAATATCTAATGCCCTTAAAGGAACAAATGTTCAGCGTTCCATGGTAGTTGCCGTTATTGATGGAGACACCATTGAGATTGAAGGAGGGCAACGGGTAAGGTATCTTGGCATTGACACCCCTGAGACAGGGCAGCCATTTTATGAAGAAGCAAGGAACAAAAATAAAGACTTTGTTCTTGGAAAGAATGTCAGATTGGAGGTGTGCAAAAGTGAACCAACTGACAAATATGGAAGGCTTCTTGCCTATGTTTACATAAACCAAACAATGGTCAATAGAGAGCTTCTAATATCCGGCTATGCCAGGATACTTATAATCCCTCCATGCGGCGTTGAAAAGGCAGACGAGTTCAGGCAATATCAAAAAGGAGCGATGAAAAAGAAGGTCGGACTGTGGGGTAAGAGAAAACCGGTGATAATAAAAGATTTTATCCCTGCATCGGATGCTGCCAGATTTATTGATGAAAGGAAGGCAATATATGGAAAGGTCATGGGGGTGCGGGAAGGAAAAAATATAATTTTTATTGAGATAGGAAATACCTCCAAAATAGACTTAAGGGTCGTGATATTTCAGCAGGATAAAAAGAACTTTAAAGATGACAGGATTGATCCCTTAACCCATTATCAGGGTAAAAAAGTAGTTGTATATGGAAAAATAAAAATGTATAAAGGAAACACTGAGGTTATCGTAGGCAGCCCATCTCAAATAGAGGTGTGGTGA